AAGCGGGCCTGAATTCCGGTGCTTAGATGGCAGCCTTTCGGCTTTCGTCCAGGTAGATTTCGCGCAAGCGGGGCGCGACACGTCCCGGTGTCCCGTCACCCAGTTTCGCGCCATCAATCTCGACAACCGGCATCACGAAGGTCGAGGCCGACGTGATAAAGGCTTCATCGGCCTCACGCGCCTCATCGATCGTGAAACTGCGCTCTTCCACCTCCATCTGCGCTTCTTGGGCGAAACGCAGCACCGCGGCGCGTGTGATCCCGTGCAGGATGTCGTTCGACGTCTCCCGCGTGATGATCTTGTTGCCCTTCACGATATAGGCGTTGTTGCTGGTACCCTCGGTCACGTATCCGTCCTGGATCATCCAGGCATCGTCAGCGCCTGCTTTCTTGGCCATCATCTTGCCCATCGATGGGTACAGCAGCTGAACGGTCTTGATATCGCGGCGCCCCCAGCGGATATCGTCGATGCTGATGACTTTCATGCCGATCTTGGCGGCGGGATTGTCGGCAAGACCGGGCTTGTTCTGCGTGAACAGGACTATGGTGGGCGGCGTCGTTTCCGGGTCAGGAAAGACAAAGTCGCGATCATCGGGCGCGCCGCGCGTGATCTGGAGATAGATCATCCCCTCCTCGATCCCGTTCAGACGGACCAGCTCGCGGTGCACCTCCAACAGATCATCCTTGGAAATGGGCGACTGCATCTCAAGCTCATCCAGCGACCGCTGCAACCGCACGGCGTGCCCGTCAAAGTCGATCAGCTTGCCATCCAGCACCGATGTCACCTCGTACACGCCGTCGGCCATCAGAAACCCGCGGTCAAAGATCGACACCTTTGCTTCGGTCTCGGGCAGATACTCTCCGTTCACATACACGGTGCGCGTCATGGTTTGGCTCCTTCCGGCGGTCATCGGGACTGGCGATATGTCAGGTATCAGATCCATGCAAGGGGGCGCAGAGCCGCATCGGATCAAGCCGCCCCTCCTGCATCAGGTGTCGCAAAACCTCGGCCACCATCCGCGCGTCACCCAGCGCGTCGTGGCCGCGAGCATCGGGCAGGGTCAGGCCGAAGTGATCCAGCATCGTGTTGCTGCGCAGACTGTGGATCACGTCCAGTGGCACACCGGCCTCCAGAAACAGTTCGGGGGCGTTGCCAAACCGTGTCGCCGGTATGGGCGGCGCAATACCGGCCACATAGCAACTGATGGCCATCAGGTTGAATTCGTCCTTGCCCCAGGCCCATATCCGGTCTTCGCCTGCAAAGGCCGCAAAGCGATCCAGCGCCTCGGCCAACGGCACAGCTTCGCGGGCCAATCGATCATCGGACACCCCGGTCAGCGTTGCGTTCAACGGATGCAGCTGCATCGGTGCACCGTCGCGGCCCATCGGGCGGATCAACACCTCGAACCGCGCCAACGCGTCAAACGGCGGATCCAGCGACAACCGCACCGCTCCGATTTGAAACACGACGGGGTCCGGGTCCAACGGTCCGCACCAAAAGCGCTGTGGCGCACCCGGCGCCGTCGCGAACTCGCAATCGTATATCAGGGCGGTTCGGCTCATCCCCAAAGGGCTTCGGTCGGCGGGTGAACACCCGCATCGTCAAACACCAGGGGCGCCTCACGATCCTCCGCCAGCAAAAGAGGGCCATCCAGATCGGTCACCGCTGCACCTTGCGCCACCAATGTGGCGGGCGCCATCGCCAGTGACGATCCAACCATGCAACCCACCATGATCCCATACCCTTCGGCCATGGCCGCCGCGCGCAAGGCAAGTGCTTCGGTCAAGCCACCGGTTTTGTCTATCTTGATGTTGATCATGTCATACTTGCCCTTCAGCGCGGGCAGACTGGCCCGATCATGGCAGCTTTCATCGGCACAGACCGGTACTGGCCGGTCCATCCCGATCAGGGCATCGTCCTCGCCGGCACGCAGGGGCTGTTCGACCAGCGCCACACCCAACCGAACCAGATGAGGAGCAAGATCGGAATACACCGCCGCTGACCAGCCTTCATTTGCATCCACGATGATCCGGGACCGTGGTGCACCGGCACGCACGGCTTCAAGCCGTGGCATATCGTCCGGCGTGCCCAACTTGATCTTCAGTACGGGGCGATGCGCATTGTGTTCGGCCTGCGCGCGCATCGCATCCGGGGTGTCCAACGACAGGGTATAGGCGGTAATTTCGGGGCCGGGCGCGCTCATCCCGGCCAGCTCCCACACGCGCTTGCCCGCGCGCTTCGCCTCCAGATCCCACAGGGCACAATCAACTGCATTCCGGGCGGCACCGGCGGGCAACACATCGTACAGTTCCGCGCGGGAAAGATCACCGGACAACGCCTCAATCTCGGCCGTTACGGTATCAAGCGTCTCACCATAGCGGGCATAGGGCACGCATTCGCCCCGGCCGCTATGAAGGCCATCGCTGACCCGCACGGTCAGCACATGCGCTTCGGTCCGCGACCCGCGTGAAATGGTGAACACCTGCGCCAGGCGAAACACGTCCCGCGTCACTTCAATGCGCATATGTCCACCTTCCCCGCTTCAAGAAATCCTCCGCCCCGAGGGCCGATCAGCCCGGCACACCACGCTCAGGATGCCAATGCATCCACCAGCACGCCAGCACCAAATCGGAACGGATCAGTGGCCGGAAGGCCCATGCGCTCTTCGATCTCGGCCAAACAGGCCCGCGCCGCATCCTCGTCGAGGGCCTTGGTGTTTACGGACACCCCGGCCACAAAGCAGTCCGGGTTGGCCACACGGGCTATGGGCAACGCGGTATCGCGCAAGGTCTCCAGCGACGGCAGGCCGTAATGCGGCAGTCCGCGCATATGTGTCCGCGTCGGTTCGTGGCACAGAACCAACGCATCCGGCTGCCCGCCATGGATCAGGGCCATGGTCACGCCGGAGTAAGACACGTGAAACAGGCTGCCCTGCCCCTCGATATGATCCCAGTGATCGTCGTCATTGTCCGGCGTCAGGTATTCAACCGCGCCCGCCATGAAATCCGCGATCACCGCATCCAGCGGTACGCCTTTGCCGGTGATCAGGATACCGGTCTGCCCGGTGGCGCGGAAATCCGACTTCATGCCGCGGTCACGCATCTCGGCATCCATGGACATGGCGGTATACATCTTGCCGCAGGAACAATCCGTGCCGATGGCCAGGACACGCTTGCCGCTGCGCTTCTTGCCGTTTGCAATCGGATAGGCCACCGACGGCACCCGAACATCGTGCAACGTGCGGCCATTGACCTTCGCCGCCGCCTGCAGCTCGTCCTCGTTGCGCAAAAGATTGTGCAATCCAGCCGCAAGGTCGTAACCCATCTGCAAGGCCTGAACCAGAACCACCTTCCATTTGTCAGAGATCACACCGCCCCGGTTGGCGACACCGATCACAAGGGTCTTGGCACCCGCGGCCAGCCCCTCTTCCAGCGTCATGTCTGTGACGCCCATATCGGCCCCGCATCCTTCAAGCCGGATTTGCCCCACGGCGTTTTCCGGACGCCAGTCCTTGATCCCCTGCGCAACTTTGGCGGCAAGCTGGTCCGGCGCATCGCCCAGGAACAAAAGATACGGTGTTTGAATCATCTGACATCCCCTTGATCGTCACGCGACATTCTATGGATCGCAGACGCAATCACATCGTGAACCTTATCGAAAAACCATGAAATGCCGAAGAAACGTGCGGGCGATTAGGCAATGACGCAAGATACTTCGAATACGCCCACCAATGCATCGGAAACGTCCTCGCCATGCTGCACCTGCAAAATGACTCTTGCAGCCTCTAACGCAATTTAATACCAGCCAAACTGCCGCAAACGAAATTATCTTACCAAAGGTCGCGCCATGTCTTTCCGCCTTCAACCGACACCTCCCGCACGTCCGAACCGCTGTCAGCTCTTTGGGCCGGGTTCGCGCCCTGCGATCTTCGAAAAGATGGCGGCCTCAGCCGCCGACGTGATCAACCTCGACCTTGAAGACAGCGTGGCCCCTTCTGACAAGGACAGCGCGCGCGCCAACGTCATTGACGCGATAGGCAATGTCGATTGGGGCAAGAAGACGCTCAGCGTGCGCATCAACGGCCTCGATAGTCCGTATTGGTATCGCGACGTGGTCGACCTGCTGGAGCAAGCCAGCGACCGACTGGATCAGATCATGATCCCCAAGGTGGGCAACGCCGCCGACATCTATGCCGTGGATGCGCTTGTCTCATCGATCGAAGCGGCCAAGGGCCGCACAAAACCGATCGCATTCGAGGTGATCATCGAATCCGCCGCAGGTATCGCCCATGTGGAAGACATCGCTGCCGCATCGCCACGCCTCGCGGCAATGTCGCTGGGAGCCGCAGATTTCGCAGCCTCAATGGGCATGGCGACAACAGGCATCGGCGGAACGCAGGAGCATTACTACATGTACCGCGACGGTGAAAAACACTGGTCGGACCCATGGCATTGGGCACAGGCGGCCATTGTTGCGGCCTGCCGCACACATGGGGTCCTGCCCGTTGACGGCCCCTTTGGCGATTTTTCGGATGACGAAGGGTTCAGGGCCCAGGCCCTGCGCTCTGCCACCCTTGGGATGGTTGGCAAATGGGCGATCCACCCAAAACAGGTGGCGCTGGCAAACGACGTGTTCACTCCATCGGACGAGGCCGTGGCCGAAGCGCGCGAAATCCTTGCAGCCATGGAAACCGCAAAGGCCAATGGCGAAGGCGCGACGGTCTACAAGGGGCGACTGGTTGATATTGCGTCGATCAAACAGGCCGAGGTGATCGTCAAGCAATCAGAGATGATCGCCGGGCACTAGGCAGCGGGCGGGACGGCGGGCGGGGCGACTTTGCAACAGCAAGCAGCGCCGAACCGTCCGTTTTAATCCGGCCAGACCTTGCGCCCGTCCACGCCCGTTTCGGCAATCAGACCCAAACGCTTGGCCTCAAAGTAATAGCCGCGCGCATACCACATCACGGCCGCATCCATATCTCCGCCGGACACAAGCCACGCCCCCCGCAAATAGCGGGTGGCATATTTCAGGTTCGTCTCTGCATCCAGAAGGTCATTTGGCTGCCCGCGAAACCCCATGGAACGCGCGGTTGCGGGCAGGATCTGCATCAGGCCGTAATAGGGCCCATTGCGCGCCGCAGGCCGATGGGTGCTTTCCCGAATGACGACCCGCTGAACCAGCGCGACGGGTATCTCGTTCTGGGCGGCGGCAAATTCGATCTGCGCACGCAGGGCAGGCGTTTCGTTGGGATAAAGCGGCACGACCGGCGCGGGCGGCACCTCCGGCTCGGGCGCGGAACAGGCGGCGAGGCAAACCACCACACACATCAGGATCAATCGCATCATGGGGGTGCGATATCGCGACATGGACCGGGACGCCACGCACACAGACGTGATTGGGCAAGACCCCGCGCACATGCTTTCTTGCCGTGCATCACGCCCTGACGGAGACCCCCCATGCGCGCCCTTCTCGCCGCCCTTGCCCTGACCCTGACACCGCTGACGGCATTGGCCGAAATGGCCCCGCGCGAAGGCTGGTCCGTTACACCCACGACAAAGGGCTACGATCAGCTGATCGCGGATGTAAAGTCAGCCGCCAAGGCAAACAAGATGGGCGTCGTGACCCAGGCCGGTCCAACCGGGGCCGCAAAGTCGCGCGGCATCACCATTCCGGGCAATCGGGTCATCGGTCTGTTCAACAATGTCTATGCCGTCAATATCCTGACCCTGTCGACCGCCGCCATGATCGAAGCGCCCGTGCGCGTCTATGTCACCGAAAACGCGGACGACACTGCAACGCTCAGCTACAAATTGCCTTCGACCGTCTTTGCCCCCTATGTCGACGAAGCGGGTCCGGACCTTGCGAAACTGGCGGCTGAACTGGATGAAATCTTTGCCCGGATCGCCGCAGATGCGGCCCAATAAGCGCTAAATTTGAAGCATCTAGCCGGGATCCAATCGGGTCCGTTTCCGCTTCCTTCACCAGTCTGGCCGATACGGGCAGTTGGTAGAAGGGAAGCGCAATGGCGAATGTCGACGCAACTGTATTGCTGGATTTCGTAAGTTCGCTTGCGGTGCTCGGACTGCTGGTGGTGAGCTTCAGCGCACTTGCACCCAGTCTGAAAATCGGTTGGTTCGCCCCGCCGCTGCTCGGGCTTTTCTTTGGCCTTGTCGTGGGGCTGCAAATGTCAATGCCGCTCAGCCCAACGGACGGCGTCATCATCGACATGCGCAATGTGCCAATTGTGCTGGCGGGCGCGTTTCTGGGCCTGCGCGGGTTGCTGACCTGCCTTGCCATTGCGGTCGCATTTCGCCTCGGGATTGGCGGGGTCGGTATGGTTGCGGGCGTCGCGGGTATGCTGATCGCCGGCTGCGTCGGCTATGTCTGGTCAATCACGGCCGCCCGTTTCAGGGGCGGTGACACGCGAAAGCTGCTGATCCTCGGTCTGGGCGTCAATCTGCACATGCTATCGGCCTTTCTTGTGCCCGCCGACATCATGCGTTGGTACTTTACCGAAGCCGCGCCAACCATGTTCGTCCTGAATTGCCTCTGTGTGCCAGCGTTTGGCTGGATGTTGTTGCGCGTGCAATACCAGGTCCTGCAGCAGGCGCACCTGTCCGCAGCGGCCCAGGTCGATCCGATCACACGGCTTTTGTCGCTGGACGCCTTCACGCGCGAGGTGTCGCATTTTCACGCGGCGGATGACGCGCACCGCATCGCCGCCGTGGCCGCCATTACCCTCAAAAACGCCAGCTGGCTGAAAAAGACATGGGGCGACGACGCCCACGACAAGGCACTTGGTGCGCTGCGCATTCGGTTGGCCGCGTTGTTCAATGATCAGCGCCCGCTGGGCATTGACCCAAGTTCACGCATACTGGTTCCCATCGCGGCACGCGAGGTGCAGGACCTGCGCCCCTTGCGGAAGGCGCTCCGGCGCTTGGCGTCGGAAACACCGCTCTCACTTGATGACGATATCAATGTACCTTTGGCCGTGCTTGTCGAAAGCTTCAATATTCGGTCTCCCAGCCGTCCCGATCTGACAGCTCTGGATATTCGCCAGTCAATCTCGGCCCGCCGCCACACCAGTGACAGCGCTGGCACCGTGCATGACCGCGCAAGTCACACCGCCGACCCAAGCCTTCCCAATGGCATATGCAGCCAGACGTTTCGCAGGCTTTTCGACGAGACTGACACCAAGATGCGGCGCGTGATCCGTCAGGGCTGACGCTAGGCCCGCTCGTCCTTGGGTGAACCGATCACGACATAGGTCGTGATGCTGTTCACCTGCGGCAAGGCCCCCAGCATATCGGTATGAAACGCCTTGTAGCTGGGCAAGTCAGCGCATTCGATGCGCAGCAGATACTCGATCGTTCCGGTGATGTTGTGGCATTCACGAACCTCGGGCGCCCGCGCAATGGCGCGCTCGAACGCCTCCTGGCTGGCTTTCGTGTGATCATTCAATCCGACACCGATATAGGCGACAAAACCGGTGCCCAGCTTGGTTCGGTCCAGAACCGCGCGATATCCGGTGATCACACCTGACCGTTCCAGCTCCTGCACCCGGCGCAGACATGCGGACGGGGACAGGCCAACCCGATCCGCAAGTTCGATATTGCTGATACGCCCGTTGTCCGACAGCGCTTGCAATATCTGTTCGGTTTTCTGATCCAACTTCACCATGAATTGCAAAAATACCGCAAAGCTGCCGGTCTTTGCAACCATCGGGCCATAGACACACGTCATACGTTGCGCATGACCTATGAACTATTGACCGCATTGATGGCCTTCGCCTTCGTCAGCTCGATCACACCTGGCCCCAACAACCTGATGCTCATGGCGTCCGGGGCCAATTTCGGCTTCCGCCGGACCATCCCGCATATGCTGGGCGTCGGTCTCGGCTTTGTGGTCATGGTCTTGCTGGTGGGCGCCGGGCTTGTGCAGGTTTTTGACGCCTATCCGGTCAGTCACTTGATCCTGAAGGTCGGCTCCGTCGCCTATCTTCTGTTCCTGGCCTGGAAGATCGCGACCGCCGCACCGATCAGCGACGCAGAGCGCGCAGGGCATCCCATGACATTCCTGCAAGCCGCCGCGTTCCAATGGGTGAACCCCAAGGCGTGGACGATGGCCCTGACAGCGGTCACGGTGTACACCCCGGACACCACGTTCGCGGCCATCGCGCTTGTTGGCTGCGTGTTTGGCGCGATCAACCTGCCCGCGGTCAGTTCGTGGACCTTGCTTGGCCAGCAGATGGCGCGCGTCCTCACGAACCGGTGGCGCCTGACGCTGTTCAACTGGACAATGGCGGTACTTCTGGTGGCCTCCCTCTACCCGGTTCTCTTTCCCTGACGTTGCAAAAGGTGCATCCTGCGGCCATATAGCGGCAAATCGCATCGGGGACGCAGGCGTGACGCAATATCTGGAATTCGAAAAACCCTTGGCCGAGATCGAGGGCAAGGCGGAAGAGCTGCGCGCACTGGCGCGGCAAAGCGAGGATATGGATGTCACAGACCAGGCCACGGCGCTTGACGCCAAAGCCGCCCAGATGCTTGAGGACCTGTATGCAGACCTGACGCCTTGGCGGAAATGCCAGGTGGCGCGGCATCCTGACCGGCCCCATTGCATCGACTACGTAAAGACCCTGTTTTCTGAATATACCCCGCTGGCGGGCGACAGGAACTTTGCCGACGATCACGCCGTGATGGGCGGGCTCGCCCGGTTTGGTGACCGTCCTGTCATGGTGATCGGGCACGAAAAGGGGAACGACACCAAGTCCCGGATCGAACGGAACTTTGGCATGGCGCGGCCCGAAGGGTACCGCAAGGCGATCCGCCTGATGGATATGGCCGACCGCTTTGGCCTGCCGGTCATCACATTGGTCGACACGCCCGGCGCATATCCCGGCAAAGGCGCCGAGGAACGGGGCCAGTCCGAAGCCATCGCGCGATCAACCGAAAAGTGTTTGCAAATCGGCGTGCCGCTTGTGTCTGTCGTCATTGGCGAAGGCGGATCCGGCGGCGCTGTGGCCTTTGCCACGGCCAACCGCGTCGCGATGCTGGAACATTCGGTCTATTCGGTCATCAGCCCCGAAGGCTGCGCGTCTATCCTGTGGAAAGATGCCGAAAAGATGCGCGAAGCGGCCGAAGCGCTGCGGTTGACGGCACAGGACCTCAAGCAGCTTGGCGTGACCGACCGGATCATCCCCGAACGGATCGGGGGCGCACACCGCCACGGCGATGCCACCATCGCCGCTGTCGGCAAGGCGATCGAGGCGATGCTGTCCGAACTGGATGACAGGTCAGCCGCTGATCTGGTCGCGGACCGGCGCCGCAAGTTTCTGGGGCTGGGCAGCACCGGGCTTGCGGCCTGATTACCCCGCACGGGCCGTGTCTTGCTCCATCGCCACGATGCGGCCGGGCAGGTCGATCTGAACGGATGCACCGGCGCGATCAGGGTTGGACCCGATTTCAACCGTCCCCCCGCGCGCCCTGACCAGCCTGCGCACCGCCGACAGCCCAAAGCCACGGCGCGACGGATTGGGGGCAGGCCCGGCACCGCCATCCGCACCAAACCCCTTGCCATCATCGGTGACACAGATGCGCAGGCGTTGGGCGTTCACTTGGGACAGGCTCACTTTCACCCGCACGGTTTTCGTGCCCGCATGTTTGAAGGCATTGTCGATCAGGTTGCGCAATATGATATGCAGGGCCGTCACGTCGGCATTCAGGACCGCGCGCGGATAGGACACGGAATGGGTCCGAACCGGATCAAGCAGCACCAGCACGTCGTCACACAGGGTGCCCAGATCGAACTCCGCCATGATGCTGGGCGCGCTCTTGGCCATGACCTGCGCCATCGTTTCCGAGATCACCGCCAGCGACTTGTCGGCAAGACTGTCGATCATATCGATCAACTCCAGCTTTCCATCACCGTGATCCACAAAATCGCGGCGCATCAGATAGGCCAGCGACTTCATGTTGCCAATCGGGCTGCGCAGGTCATGGGCGGCCAGACACACCATCTCCTCAACCTCGGATGCGGCGGCGGCGGTCATGGCGTCCTGCAATGACAGCGCCCGTTCCGCCGATATGTCGTGCGACGTGCCAACCATACGCAGCAACCGGCCCGATGCATCATGCGCTGCCACAAGCGAGGTGCGGAACCACACCTTGTCGTCATTCAGGGGCAGCGCAATCTCATACGCGCTCGAGCGGCCGGACTGCCACACCTTGAATTGCTGACGAAACACCGAATACGCGGCGCGACCGGTGAATATCTCATGCGCCGCCTTGCCCACGATGTCCGACAGGTCCTTGCCCAACCTGTCCCGGCCCACCTTGTTCAGAAAATCGTACACCGGACGATCCCGCTCATCCGCGACCAGCACGAAAACAGGTGCATCCACCAAATCGTAAATCGAATAGTCCAACCGTTGCACCCTGCCTCCATTGAGTGTGCGGCCGGTCTATCAGGTGGGCGCTACCAAACGCTTAAGCTCAACTGGCAAGCATGCGCAGGCCCTGGGTTACATCCGACCGGACGGCCAGACGCAGGCTGGGTTCATCGCCCGCGCGCAGGGCCGCGATGATCAGACGGTGGTACTGGGGCGGTTCCGTCCGGCGCAACCGGCCATACAGCGCCCGCATGGTCGGGCCCATCTGCAGCCAGACGGTTTCTGCCATGGCCAGCATCGCAGGGGCCTGGGCGCGCAGGTACAGGGTACGATGAAACTCCAGGTTCGTGCGGATATAGCTGACGGCGTCCCGGTGGGCGACCGCCTCGGCCACCGCACTGTTGATCGTTTGCAACCGCTCGATCAACGCAAGATGCGCACGTGGCAGGGCGCGTGTGGCCAACTCGACCTCGATCAGGGCGCGCAAGGCGGCCAGTTCCTCGATCCGTTCATTGGACAATTCCGGCGTCGACACACGCCCCGACTGCGACAGGGTCAACGCCCCCTCGGCCACCAATCGGCGTACCGCCTCGCGGGCGGGTGTCATGGATACATCATATTGCTTGCCGATGCCGCGCAGGGTCAACGCCTGTCCGGGGGCGATGTCGCCATGCATGATGCGGGTGCGCAATCGGCGATACACGCGGTCATGCGCAGCCGAGGCGGTGTCGCGGACGCGGGGAACCTGGGTCATGCCCTTTTGTGATCACACGCCGGTCGCGCGGTCAATCACCAAAGCGATAGCGGTGCAACACGTTGCCTTCGGTGCGCAACCAGCGGCGTTGAGGGTCATAGGGGCCGTGAATGCGGGTCACTTCCGCCCAAAATGCGGGTGAATGGTTCATCTGGGCAAGATGCGCGACCTCATGGGCGGCCACGTAGTGCAGAACCTCGGGCGGGGCCAGGATCAGGCGCCACGAGAACATCAGCCGCCCGGCAGACGAACACGACCCCCACCGGGACCGGGTGTCGCGCAAGGCCAACCCGGCATAGTTGCGACCCAGGCGCGCGGCATATTGGTCGCAGGCGGACGCCAGCACATCGCGGGCACGGGCCTTCAAGAACCCCTGAACCCGGCGGGGCACGGCATCTGCAGCACCAGGTACGGCCAGGCGGTCGCCTTGCACCTGCACGGCGCGCCCTGCGCCGGGCACGATTTCGCGGTCCCGCCCTTCGACAGGCAGGCGCACACCAAGGCGCACCGCGACATCCTCGACCCGCGCCGCCAGATGCTTGCGGATCCACGGCTCCTTTTCACGGGCAAAGGCGATGGCCTCACGCTCGGGCACATGCTGGGGCAGCGTCAGCGTCACGCGCCCGTCC
The sequence above is drawn from the uncultured Tateyamaria sp. genome and encodes:
- a CDS encoding GntR family transcriptional regulator, whose product is MTQVPRVRDTASAAHDRVYRRLRTRIMHGDIAPGQALTLRGIGKQYDVSMTPAREAVRRLVAEGALTLSQSGRVSTPELSNERIEELAALRALIEVELATRALPRAHLALIERLQTINSAVAEAVAHRDAVSYIRTNLEFHRTLYLRAQAPAMLAMAETVWLQMGPTMRALYGRLRRTEPPQYHRLIIAALRAGDEPSLRLAVRSDVTQGLRMLAS
- a CDS encoding SprT family zinc-dependent metalloprotease; amino-acid sequence: MAQRVLQGPPDIVLTLRRSARARRITLRISSLDGRVTLTLPQHVPEREAIAFAREKEPWIRKHLAARVEDVAVRLGVRLPVEGRDREIVPGAGRAVQVQGDRLAVPGAADAVPRRVQGFLKARARDVLASACDQYAARLGRNYAGLALRDTRSRWGSCSSAGRLMFSWRLILAPPEVLHYVAAHEVAHLAQMNHSPAFWAEVTRIHGPYDPQRRWLRTEGNVLHRYRFGD